In one window of Haloprofundus halophilus DNA:
- a CDS encoding tyrosine-type recombinase/integrase, whose product MREEAAIESTIERYLDGVEAGNSRKNYRSVLTEWAAWLREEAGVTAVDAVTVMHCRRYARHLKRLVREGDLRASTANTYYAYVRAFLGFCVADELAGTNPAKSARATDELPEDHGDRDRQFWRRKQRDAILSYVDRRAEEARANGSDREIRRAFRNRALVSLLALSGVRGGEAFAAAADERRTGLRWSDVDVDANAVRVFGKSREYEYAQLPERASAALLDYRERCEPADSSWPVFPTAHGPSLRRAVETQLGERGWTDEEIDDRCSEDPLSAVLREERVTPPSLTTNGARSVMKRLCADAGIDVRGEYLKPHGARRGLGHELYANGHAELAQSALRHASIETTHESYSDIRAAETAREVDRVLQRD is encoded by the coding sequence ATGCGCGAGGAGGCAGCCATCGAATCGACTATCGAGCGGTATCTCGACGGCGTCGAGGCGGGTAACTCCCGAAAGAACTACCGCTCGGTGTTGACCGAGTGGGCCGCGTGGCTTCGAGAGGAGGCGGGTGTGACCGCAGTCGACGCGGTGACGGTGATGCACTGTCGGCGCTACGCCCGACACCTCAAGCGACTCGTCCGGGAGGGCGACCTCCGAGCGAGCACGGCGAACACCTACTACGCGTACGTCCGAGCGTTTCTCGGATTCTGCGTCGCCGACGAGTTGGCAGGGACGAATCCGGCGAAATCGGCGCGTGCGACCGACGAACTCCCCGAAGACCACGGCGACAGGGACCGCCAGTTCTGGCGTCGTAAACAGCGTGATGCTATACTCAGCTACGTCGACCGGCGAGCCGAGGAGGCGCGAGCGAACGGCTCCGACCGAGAGATCCGTCGAGCGTTCCGAAACAGGGCGCTCGTCTCGCTGCTGGCGCTCTCGGGAGTCCGCGGCGGCGAGGCGTTCGCCGCTGCCGCCGACGAGCGACGAACGGGACTCCGGTGGAGCGACGTCGACGTCGACGCCAACGCCGTTCGGGTGTTCGGGAAATCCCGGGAGTACGAGTACGCACAGCTGCCCGAGCGCGCGAGCGCGGCGCTTCTCGACTACCGCGAGCGCTGTGAACCCGCAGACTCGTCGTGGCCGGTGTTTCCGACCGCTCACGGCCCGTCGCTCCGGCGGGCCGTCGAGACGCAGCTCGGCGAGCGGGGGTGGACCGACGAGGAGATAGACGACCGCTGTTCGGAGGACCCACTGTCCGCGGTACTCCGCGAAGAACGAGTAACGCCGCCGTCGCTCACGACGAACGGGGCGCGGAGCGTGATGAAACGTCTCTGTGCCGACGCGGGTATCGACGTGCGCGGCGAGTACCTCAAGCCCCACGGCGCGCGACGCGGACTCGGCCACGAACTGTACGCCAACGGCCACGCGGAACTCGCACAGTCGGCGCTCAGACACGCGAGTATCGAGACGACCCACGAGTCGTACTCGGACATCCGTGCGGCCGAGACTGCGAGAGAAGTCGACCGAGTTCTACAGCGCGACTAA